A region from the Cannabis sativa cultivar Pink pepper isolate KNU-18-1 chromosome 9, ASM2916894v1, whole genome shotgun sequence genome encodes:
- the LOC115721698 gene encoding uncharacterized protein At4g14450, chloroplastic — protein MAEVSRPSSVPGTRRQPSRLQRRAPASLQISPVSDWNVAIPLLSPLVSPSSPKTLVDRTVENKSRDDHHHHHHHQRLRQSSESEKPIVFKKWQHPAAPFCYDSSPLVRPFVPV, from the coding sequence ATGGCAGAAGTATCTAGACCTAGCTCTGTCCCCGGAACCCGCCGCCAACCTAGCCGTCTTCAGCGCCGAGCTCCGGCTTCCTTACAGATCAGCCCCGTATCCGATTGGAACGTAGCGATTCCTTTACTCTCGCCTCTCGTTTCTCCATCTTCTCCCAAGACGCTAGTCGATCGGACGGTGGAGAATAAATCTAGAGAcgaccatcatcatcatcatcatcatcagcgtCTCCGCCAGAGTAGCGAGTCGGAGAAGCCGATCGTCTTCAAAAAGTGGCAGCATCCGGCGGCTCCTTTCTGCTACGACTCTAGTCCGTTGGTCCGGCCTTTTGTTCCGGTTTAG
- the LOC115723729 gene encoding DNA repair protein RAD5B, with translation MSETMEAVNAVVMAEENANKDSFITGSGDDNPDLLAVSRTITSIGFRISAQNIKKDSGDFKNLKDDHLEKVNNRVLTPKISFDDFLKATNTQVMTTEEYLKTQMKESVEVGFEKQVVSVNEVKKGSNDVIRSVKAVTAEETVKRKTLVERWCEEEASRKNQVVAKLENPIKAEPITTIVPVKDEPIIDAEPINWAKAIVPVKEEEAVRETLRESFIKKFKSASVRGPIKQNLPDAKKQRIENQNPCPIPVEDGDFPEEPDWFLVGRTMVTALSTTKGRKLVDNEIVHFAFPSTDWKSNSRWIVRFSTKRYGEIGRLPMEWGKCIVPLVNSGKVKFFGRCVAAPANLSLMQDIILYVSFYIHRSIFIEDDNSSWGWKLEAVHIDSTVYPLLTLFKLLKIQPYLRAEFTPEELDSRKRLLDLESAPDETASMLPIVKRRQGCQQYPEQSKDEQAVSESSMNKIVGAAESYNLEEMEPPSNLNCSLRSYQKQALYWMSELEKGIDVEEAAKTLHPCWAAYKISDERASSIYVNLFSGEATTKFPTATQMARGGILADAMGLGKTVMTIALILKCPGHASSNNQGLLKDSQTDTLSKPKGGTLIVCPMALLSQWKDELETHSEADSISIFVHYGGGRSTNPKLLAEHDVVLTTYGVLSSAYKYDEENSIFHKVDWYRVVLDEAHIIKSWKTQGARAAFTLSSHCRWCLTGTPIQNNLEDLFSLLCFLHVEPWCNWAWWNKLIQKPYENGDPRGLRLIKSILRPLMLRRTKESKDKKGRPILVLPPTDIQIIECEQSEAERDFYDALFKRSKVQFDQFVAQGKVLHNYANILELLLRLRQCCNHPYLVMSRGDSQKFADLNKLAKRFLDLNSSSAPAPPSRAYVEEVVDGIRHGDNSECPICLESADDAVLTPCAHRMCRECLLSSWRTPAAGLCPMCRQILKKTDLITCPSESKFQVDIEKNWKESSKVSSLLDCLERIRSSGSGEKSIVFSQWTSFLDLLEIPMKKRRIGYLRYDGGLSQKQRERVLNEFNETKEKMVLLMSLRAGGVGLNLTAASNVFLMDPWWNPAVEEQAIMRIHRIGQERTVSVRRFIVKDTLEERMQQVQARKQRMIAGALTDEEVRSARIEELKMLFR, from the exons ATGAGCGAAACAATGGAAGCTGTTAATGCTGTAGTAATGGCGGAGGAAAATGCGAATAAGGATTCCTTCATTACTGGGTCCGGTGATGATAATCCTGACCTGCTAGCAGTTAGCCGGACGATTACTAGTATAGGGTTTCGGATTTCGGCCCAGAATATCAAAAAAGATTCTGGAGATTTCAAGAATTTGAAGGATGATCATTTGGAAAAGGTGAATAATAGGGTTCTGACTCCTAAAATATCGTTTGATGATTTTTTGAAAGCCACCAATACTCAGGTTATGACTACTGAGGAGTATCTCAAAACCCAGATGAAAGAATCTGTTGAAGTTGGGTTTGAGAAACAGGTGGTATCTGTGAATGAAGTCAAGAAAGGTTCCAACGATGTAATTCGCAGTGTTAAAGCAGTAACAGCAGAAGAAACGGTGAAGCGCAAGACTCTTGTAGAACGATGGTGTGAGGAAGAGGCTTCAAGAAAAAATCAAGTTGTGGCGAAACTAGAGAACCCAATTAAAGCTGAACCAATAACGACTATTGTTCCAGTGAAAGACGAGCCTATTATAGATGCGGAGCCGATTAATTGGGCGAAGGCCATTGTTCCGGTGAAAGAGGAAGAGGCAGTAAGAGAAACATTACGAGAGAGTTTTATCAAGAAGTTCAAAAGTGCTTCTGTTAGAGGACCGATTAAGCAGAATCTGCCTGATGCAAAGAAACAGagaattgagaatcaaaacccTTGTCCCATTCCAGTGGAGGATGGAGACTTCCCTGAAGAGCCCGACTGGTTTTTGGTGGGAAGAACAATGGTGACTGCGCTTTCAACCACTAAAGGCAGGAAGTTGGTGGACAATGAGATTGTCCATTTTGCTTTTCCTTCCACCGATTGGAAATCTAACAGTCGTTGGATTGTTCGCTTTTCGACCAAAAGATATGGAGAG ATTGGTAGGCTTCCAATGGAGTGGGGAAAGTGCATTGTTCCTCTTGTAAACTCTGGTAAGGTGAAGTTTTTTGGGCGTTGTGTAGCTGCACCAGCAAACCTTTCATTGATGcaagatattattttatatgtgaG CTTTTACATCCACCGCTCCATATTTATAGAGGATGATAACTCTTCATGGGGATGGAAGCTAGAAGCTGTGCACATTGACTCTACAGTCTACCCCCTCCTCACCTTGTTCAAGCTGTTGAAAATCCAACCGTATCTGAGG GCTGAGTTTACTCCAGAAGAACTTGATTCTCGGAAGCGTCTCTTAGATCTAGAA AGTGCTCCAGATGAAACTGCATCAATGCTGCCTATTGTAAAAAGAAGACAAGGTTGCCAGCAGTATCCAGAGCAAAGCAAGGATGAACAAGCTGTTTCTGAGTCATCTATGAATAAAATTGTTGGTGCCGCAGAATCATATAATTTGGAG GAGATGGAACCCCCTAGCAATCTCAATTGTAGTCTAAGGTCATACCAGAAACAGGCCCTTTACTGGATGTCAGAACTGGAAAAGGGAATTGATGTTGAAGAAGCAGCAAAGACTCTTCATCCTTGCTGGGCAGCCTATAAAATAAGTGATGA GAGGGCTTCCTCAATCTATGTCAACCTCTTCTCAGGGGAAGCAACAACCAAATTTCCAACTGCCACACAGATGGCAAGAGGAGGA ATTCTAGCAGATGCAATGGGGCTTGGAAAAACTGTTATGACAATTGCTCTAATTCTTAAATGTCCTGGCCATGCTAGTTCTAATAATCAAGGACTTCTCAAAGATTCTCAGACAGACACCTTGTCCAAACCAAAAGGCGGCACTCTCATTGTTTGTCCAATGGCTTTGCTAAGTCAGTGGAAG gatgagcttgaaactCACTCAGAGGCAGATAGCATTTCCATATTTGTTCACTATGGCGGGGGCAGGTCAACTAACCCCAAGCTGCTTGCTGAGCATGATGTTGTCTTGACAACATATGGTGTCTTAAGTTCTGCTTATAAATAT GATGAAGAGAACAGCATTTTCCACAAGGTGGACTGGTATAGGGTGGTCCTAGATGAAGCTCATATAATAAAGTCTTGGAAGACCCAAGGTGCTCGTGCTGCTTTCACTTTGTCCTCACATTGCAGATGGTGTTTGACAGGAACACCTATTCAG AATAATCTGGAGGACCTCTTCAGCCTCCTATGCTTCTTGCATGTTGAACCATGGTGCAACTGGGCTTG GTGGAACAAATTGATTCAAAAGCCATATGAGAATGGAGATCCTCGAGGCCTTAGACTGATAAAGTCTATTTTGAGACCACTAATGTTGAGAAGAACAAAGGAATCAAAGGACAAAAAAGGAAG GCCCATACTTGTTCTTCCTCCAACTGATATTCAAATTATCGAATGTGAACAATCAGAAGCTGAACGTGACTTCTATGATGCCCTGTTCAAAAGGTCAAAG GTCCAATTTGACCAATTTGTGGCACAAGGGAAAGTCCTACATAATTATGCTAACATTCTTGAACTACTCTTACGGTTGAGGCAGTGTTGCAACCATCCATATCTCGTTATGAG TCGAGGAGATTCACAAAAGTTTGCAGACTTAAACAAGCTTGCCAAGAGATTCCTTGACTTGAATTCTTCATCAGCTCCAGCACCACCCTCCAGAGCCTATGTTGAAGAAGTTGTTGATGGCATTCGACATGGTGATAACTCTGAGTGTCCCATTTGCCTGGAGTCTGCAGATGATGCTGTGCTAACACCCTGCGCTCATAGGATGTGCAGAGAGTGTCTCCTTTCAAGCTGGCGGACACCAGCTGCTGGTCTGTGCCCCATGTGTAGGCAAATCCTCAAAAAAACTGACCTCATAACCTGCCCTTCAGAGAGCAAGTTCCAAGTTGATATCGAGAAGAACTGGAAAGAATCATCAAAGGTTTCTAGTCTCTTGGATTGCTTGGAAAGAATCCGCTCTTCTGGCTCCGGCGAAAAGAGCATTGTTTTCAGTCAGTGGACTTCATTTTTGGACCTTTTAGAGATTCCAATGAAGAAGAGGAGAATTGGGTACTTGAGGTATGATGGAGGGCTGTCTCAGAAGCAAAGGGAAAGAGTGTTGAATGAGTTCAATGAAACTAAAGagaaaatg GTACTACTAATGTCTTTGAGAGCTGGTGGTGTTGGCTTGAACTTAACGGCGGCGTCCAATGTATTCTTAATG GATCCATGGTGGAATCCGGCGGTCGAAGAGCAAGCAATCATGAGAATTCACCGCATTGGTCAAGAAAGAACAGTTTCGGTCCGTAGATTCATCGTCAAG GACACTCTGGAGGAACGCATGCAGCAAGTTCAGGCTAGAAAACAGAGAATGATTGCTGGAGCTCTTACTGATGAAGAGGTTCGTTCTGCTAGAATTGAAGAACTCAAAATGCTTTTCAGATGA